The Balneolaceae bacterium genome segment CCCATCCTCACGGGCCGGCACCTTGTCCAGGTCCAGACGCATGCCGCATTTGCCCTTGGCGCTCATCTCCGAGGAGGAGCAGGAGATGCCGGCCGCGCCCATGTCCTGCATGCCGACCACGCCGCCGTTCTTAATGGCCTCCAGGGAGGCCTCCAGCAGCAATTTTTCGGTAAAGGGGTCGCCCACCTGCACGCTGGGACGCCTGTCCTCGCTATCCTCGTCGATCTCCTCGGAGGCAAAGGTGGCCCCGTGGATGCCGTCGCGGCCGGTAGAGGAACCCACGATGATTACGGGATTGCCGGCCCCGCGGGCCACGGCCGAAACCGTCTCGCCCTCCTTGACGATGCCCACGCTCATGGCGTTGACAAGGGGATTGCCCTCGTAGCGCTCATCAAAATAGATCTCGCCGCCCACCACCGGCACGCCAAAGGAGTTGCCGTAGTCGGCGATGCCGCGCACCACCCCATCCAGAAGGAAACGCACGCGGGGCTCCTCCAGGCTTCCGAAACGCAGGGAGTTGAGGCTGGCAATGGGACGCGCGCCCATGGTGAAAATATCGCGGTGTATGCCGCCCACACCTGTAGCCGCCCCCTGGTAGGGCTCGATGGCGGAGGGATGATTGTGGCTCTCCACCTTGAAGGCACAGCCAAGACCGTCGCCGATGTCCACCAGTCCGGCGTTTTCCTCGCCTGCGCCAACCAGCAGCTGGGGTCCTTCGTTGGGCAGCTTCTTGATCTCCAGGATGGAGTTCTTGTAGGAGCAGTGCTCACTCCACATCACCGAATAGACACCCAGTTCGGTGAAAGTGGGCGTGCGGCCGAGAAATTCCCTGATCTTATCAAATTCCTCCTCGCTGAGGCCGTGTTCCTTGGCCAGTTCCAGGTTCACTTCGGGTTCCGCGCGGCTGACGTCTGACATCGGGCGAACTATTTTCGGTGGTGGTTTCCGGTTGAATGGCGGGGTGCGCGAGGCCGGGGCGTGCCGGTGCCCGGCAGGCCCGGAAAGCGCCCCCGATCGAAGGGGCAAAAGATAGCGAAATCGCTACTTGCATCATAATGCCCTACGATTCGTATATTCCATCGCTTGGCAACCCTAACAACGTACCCGACTATGAAAATCAAGGCCATCATCACCGTCGTCATCCTCCTGCTGGTGGGCGGATACAGCATCAGCAAATACAACACCCTGGTATCCCAGCAAGAGACGGTCAACCAGCGCTGGGCGCAGGTGGAGAACCAATACCAGCGCCGCTCTGACCTGATCCCCAACCTGGTGAACACCGTCCAGGGAGCGGCCGACTTTGAGCAGGAGACCCTCACCGAGGTGATCGAGGCGCGCAGCCAGGCCACCTCCATCCAGGTGTCGTCCGAAGACCTCAACAACCCGCAGGCCCTGCAGCAGTTCCAGCAGGCCCAGAACCAGCTTACCGGGGCGCTCTCCCGCCTGCTGGTAACCGTGGAAAAATACCCTGAGCTGCAGGCCAACGAGAATTTCCAGGACCTGCAGACCCAGCTGGAAGGTACGGAGAACCGCATCGCCACCGAACGCCAGCGCTTCAACGAGGCAGTGCAGGGCTATAATACCTCTATCCGGCGTTTCCCGACCAATATCTTCGCCGGCCTGTTCGGCTTCGGGCAGAAAGCCTATTTTGAGGCTGAAGAGGGAGCCGAGGAGGTCCCCGAAGTGAATTTCAATTGACCGCTTGACCCAGGGCATCCGAAAACCAGACATGGCTATGGCTTTTCTTACCGACGAACAGGAACAAACGGTTGTGCGCGCCATCGCGCAGGCCGAAAAACAGACCTCCGGGGAGATCCGCATTCACATGGAGGAGCACGCGCCCCGCGAACCCCTGGAGCGCGCCGCCCGACTCTTCCACGAACTGGGTATGGATCAGACCGAAGAACAGAACGGAATCCTGATCTATGTGGCCACCGAAGACCACAAGGTGGCCGTCTACGCCGGCAAGGGCGTCCACCGGCAGGTGGAGGACCATTTCTGGAATGATGTGCTTCAGCTAATTCTGGAACATTTCCGGGAGGAGCGGCACGCCGAGGGACTCATCGCAGCGGTGGAAAAATCCGCCGCCAAGCTCGCCGGGATGTATCCCTACGCCAGGGGCGACGTCAACGAACTGACCAACAAGATAAGCTACCGCGAACGCCAGAAACCCGAAAACGAATGAGGTTCCCCCGCACGTTCCGACTGATCCCCGCCCTGCTTCTTTGCGTCCTTGTCGCCCTGCCTCAGCTTATCCAGGCCCAGCAGCCGAATTTTCCCTCCGAGCCCAGGGGACACGTCAGCGATTTCGCCGGTTTCCTGAATGCCTCCGAAACACAGCGTCTGGAATCCAAGCTGCGCACCTACCGCGACACCACCACGACGGTCATCGCCATCGCCACCCTGCAGAGCCTGCAGGGCGCGTCCATCGAGGAGACCGCCACCGCCATGTTCAACGCATGGAACATGTGGGAGGACGACCGCGACAACGGCGTGCTCATCCTGGTCTCCGAAGAGGAGCGCCAGCTCCGCATCGAAGTGGGCTACGGCCTGGAAGGCGCCATACCCGACGTGATGGCCGGCCGCATCATCCGCAATATCCTCACGCCCTCTTTTCGCAAGGGCGACTACTACGAGGGCTTCGACCGTGCCACCTCGGCCCTTATCCAGCTCGCCTCCGGGGAGTTCGAGGGCGAGCTGACCGAAAGCCGTGAAAGCGGCGGAGACGACGACAGCGGCTCGCTGATCGTCTTCCTGCTTTTCCTGGCCTTTGTGGTCTACGTCTCCTCCCGACGCGGCGGCGGCAAGGGCGGCGGCAAGGGCAGCCGGCGCCGGCGCACCCTGGGTCCCGGTGGATTCATCTTCCTGGGCGGGGGCGGATTCGGCGGAGGAGGAGGCGGCTTCGGAGGCGGCGGCGGAGGTTTCGGCGGATTTGGCGGGGGAGGTGGATTCGGCTCCGGCGGGGGCGGCGCCAGCGGCGGCTGGTAGGCGCTCCTCCCCTGACGTGACCGCTACCCTTCTGCCTTC includes the following:
- a CDS encoding LemA family protein, which translates into the protein MKIKAIITVVILLLVGGYSISKYNTLVSQQETVNQRWAQVENQYQRRSDLIPNLVNTVQGAADFEQETLTEVIEARSQATSIQVSSEDLNNPQALQQFQQAQNQLTGALSRLLVTVEKYPELQANENFQDLQTQLEGTENRIATERQRFNEAVQGYNTSIRRFPTNIFAGLFGFGQKAYFEAEEGAEEVPEVNFN
- a CDS encoding TPM domain-containing protein; the encoded protein is MRFPRTFRLIPALLLCVLVALPQLIQAQQPNFPSEPRGHVSDFAGFLNASETQRLESKLRTYRDTTTTVIAIATLQSLQGASIEETATAMFNAWNMWEDDRDNGVLILVSEEERQLRIEVGYGLEGAIPDVMAGRIIRNILTPSFRKGDYYEGFDRATSALIQLASGEFEGELTESRESGGDDDSGSLIVFLLFLAFVVYVSSRRGGGKGGGKGSRRRRTLGPGGFIFLGGGGFGGGGGGFGGGGGGFGGFGGGGGFGSGGGGASGGW
- a CDS encoding TPM domain-containing protein; this translates as MAFLTDEQEQTVVRAIAQAEKQTSGEIRIHMEEHAPREPLERAARLFHELGMDQTEEQNGILIYVATEDHKVAVYAGKGVHRQVEDHFWNDVLQLILEHFREERHAEGLIAAVEKSAAKLAGMYPYARGDVNELTNKISYRERQKPENE